AATAATTGGTTTGCAGTTTATGCTTTCTGGCTGTTTAAGGCTTATGGTCATGATGATGTAAGAATATTAAATGGTGGAAGAACAAAATGGGCGAAGGAAAATTTACCTACAGAACAAGGACCTACAGAGCCACAATATCCTAAAGGCAATTATAAGGTTAAGAAGGTTGATTGGGGAAGCCATAGAGCTTTCTTCTGGGAACTTCTTCAAAAAGTGACTAAAGGCGAAGTTGGAAAAACTACAATATTAGTCGATGTCAGATCACCTAAGGAATACACTGGTGAGATAAGGGCTCCGCCAGAGTACGCAGATGAACAAACGCAAGTAGGAGGACATATACCTGGAGCAATTAGTTTTCCATGGTCACAAGCAGTTAATCCAGAGACTGGAGAGTTTAGATCCATAGAAGAGTTGAGGAGGATAGTTGAGAGTGCTGGTATATCTCCAGATAAGGAAGTGATAACGTATTGCAGAATCGGTGAGAGAGCCTCGCATACATGGTTCGTATTAAAGTACTTACTGGGATACCCTGCAGTCAGAGTTTACGACGGCTCTTGGGCAGAATGGGGAAATATTGTTGGAGCTCCAGTTAAGAAAGGATCTGAGCCATGAAAATCATAGAGAGGGTAAAACTCGATAGAGTAGAATCTTGTGGTTCGAGGAGTCCGTTAACCATAATGTTAAGTGCAATTAAGAAGATTAAGGATTGCGATGAAGGTGTGGAAATTCTAATGAATGACTACGATTGGCTATTAAGTCTAAGATATATTCTTCAAATGAATGACGTAAAGATGAAGATTGAAGAAAAGGGTAAGGAGGAAGACTTTTTAAAAATAGAAGTATCGAGGGATTGTTCATAAATTTAATATTTTTTATATAAATTTTATCTTCCACTAAGTTTAAATTCTACTATTAACAGTATTTACTTATGAAACGCTTAGTGATTGTAGGAGGAGGGAACGCTGGTACTTTAATTTCAAATTTACTGGCTGGAAAATTAGATATCACAGTGATTGAGCCAAACGAGTATCATATCTATCAACCTGGCTTAGTTGATTACATAATAGGTGATGTGGGAGAAGATAAGATAAAAATGCCCACCAGATCAGTGCTAAAACAGTCTATAAAGTGGGTTAAATCAAAGGCAACTAAAATAATCCCGGAAGATAGGGCAGTGATAACTGAAGATGGACAGAGGTATGAAGGTGACTACTTAATAATAGCCACAGGTGGTCAAAACAAGTCAATATTTAACTTGAGGGGTTACCATACTTTAGATGAGGTAAGGGCTATAAGAGAAGAAGTCCTAAATCCTAAAGGGAAGAATTTCGTAATTGGGTCTCTTCCTGGTATAATAAAATGTCCTGCCGCGCCTTGGGAATTGTCTTTCTTGATAAAGAGGAAATACCCAGATGCTAACGTTAATGTAATAATTCCAGCTAAGCAACCGCCACCACTTCAAGTTCCCATGTCAAACATGTTTAATAAAAAAGCCAGTGAGCTAGGTATAAAGGTTTATAAGGGCTTTGTGATAAATGAGGTAAATCATAATGAGAGGTATATAGTATCGACAGAAGGGGAGAAGGTGAAATTTGATCACTTAATAATAGATACACCGATATTCACTAGCTTTACGGAATTGGCTGACAAATCTGGGTTAATACCAGTTGATAAAGATACGTTAATACATAAAGATGGCGTATTCGTAGTTGGCGATGTAAACAATACTCCGACACCTAAAACTGGTGCAGCAGCTCACTTTCAAGCAGAAGTTGTTGTAAATAATATTTTATATGAGATAGAGGGAAACAGAAGCAAAGAGAAATATGACGGTACTGCGATGTGTGCAGTATATTCTGGTATAGGCGAAGGAATGCTAGTCTGGTTAAATTACGAGAAGAGCAAAGCATTAGGCCCCATATCGCTTTATTATCATATGAAAAAAATGTTTACTAATTTGTATTGGGCTAGCCTAAACGGTTCCATAGATGTTGTACTAAGGCCAATGGTTGCGTCTATAAGAAAAATAGTTTAGACGTCTACTTCTATCCACCCGTTATTGTCCCTTATTTGATAAGTCTTTAGCCCCAGTTTCTCCTTTGGTGCATCTGGCGCGACATAAGGTGGTTCTAACATTTGACCCGTCTTTAAGTCAAATAGAGCTAAATGACAATAACATCTTACGGTTAGTTTTTCTTCATCCAATTTTCCTAATATACATCTAGCATGCGTGCACACAGCATCCATAGCGTAAAGGGTTCCATTAATGTTTGCAATGAATATTACTTTATCATCTACCTTAACTGCCGCACTTTTAGCTTTTTCCAAGGCTTTTGCGGAAATGGTTCTCTTCCAGACCATATCTATATAAGAGAAGTTGATCTTATATTCCTTAATTTGATAAGGTTTAAAATTACTTTACCAGTTAATGATAGAGCTTAAACCTTAACAATAAATGTATATTTTTATAATATGAGATTAAATATAAATAACAAATAATTGTAAAACTAAATTTGTTTCATTCTTAAACATTAACTTAACCTTATTATAGCTCTCATGAGAACTCGTTTTGATGAATTAGTTAAATTTATCAGAGTAGATTCTCACCGAAAACGCATTCATTCGATTTTAATGAGTAATGATTTAGGCGTAATAGAATTATATAAGAAGGTAGGGTAAAAGTAATCTAGAAATTTCATAAAAAGAGTGTGTACCCTTAAAGATAATAAGATTCCTTATATCAGAACTTACTCGGCACTTAACTGATTACTAAGAATTTAATAATTCGTCTTAGTAGTTTTCACTGGATTAGTTAACGTATCAACTCAATTGAAACCTATTCCGATTGAATAAAGCTTTTTAGAACTTACAACAAGTAATATTCCATGAAGACATCAAAGCTCCTATTATCTTTCTTAAAGGAGTATGAGGTAAAACATGTTTTCGGCTTGCCAGGAGAAACTTCGTTATCACTATATGAAGAGTTTAAAGGTGAAATTCAACATATATTAACTAGAGACGAGAGAAATGCCGTTTACATGGCAGATGCCTATGCTAAACTAACCTTTAAACCCGGAGTAGTTGAAGGACCCAGCGTTGGTTCTGTATACATGATACCTGGAGTAGTTGAGGCCCATAAGTCCTCAACGCCTTTAATAATCATAACAACAGATACTATGCTATATGGAGAGAAATTAAATTACTTAACGGCATTGGATCAAACTTCCATATTTAAACCAATAACTAAGGAGTCGATAACTGTAACTAAGCCAGAGGAATTAGCTCATGCTATTAGGAGAGCATTTAGACTAGCTACAACCGGAAAGCCGGGACCAGTTCACGTAAGAATTCCCTCTGACGTTTTAGAAGGTGAAATAGAGAAAGACAAAATAACAATGTTAAAAGCACAAAAGGAGTTTTCCAGATATCCCGCCTATAGACCTATCCCAGATAGTCAAACTATAGATATGGTTACAGATCTCATTTTGAAGAGTGATTTCCCGGTACTAATTTGCGGTCAAGGAGCATTATATTCAATGGCGTGGGATGAAGTTTTAGAATTGGCTGAACTTTTAGGAATACCAGTTGGTACTACTATAACTGGAAAGGGATGTATCCCAGAAACAAATCCTCTTTCAATAGGTGTTATAGGTGGGAGAGGGGGAACTAGTTTTTCTAATGGCATAGTGGAAAATGCGGATTTGGTGATATTAGTAGGGAGTAATACCGACTCAGCTAACACTGATAAGTGGAATATACCACCTAGGAATAAAAAGATAATTCACATTGATATAAGCGAAGCTGAAATTGGAAATAACTATGATAGTGTGAATGTATTGGGCGATGCTAAAGCGACGTTGAGGTTAATTATCGATAATATAAGGAGAAGGGGATTACCAGCGAGAAAGAACATCTTCTTAGATAGAAGTAAATTTGAGGAAAAAATTAGAGAAATCAGCGAGGAGAAAAGAGAGGTAGTTAATCCTCTAAAATTCATTAGAGAACTTTGGAGCTTAACTCCAGACGATTCGGTATTAATAGCGGATCCTGGAATAGGTGCAATTTACACTTCAGCCTTCTATAAGGCCAAGAGAGCTGGAAGGTACTTCATCTTCAATTACGGTTTAGGTGGATTAGGATATGCTATCCCAGCTTCAGTAGGGGCCTACTTCGCTAGGCCTAATAGTTTGATAGTCTCCTTAACTGGCGATGGTAGTTTTGGATTTTCAGCAGGAGAGTTGGAAACAATAAAAAGAGTTAACGCAAACGTGGTTATAATACTATTCAATAACGGCGGGTACGGCTGGATAAGAGCGGAAATGAGTATAAATTACGGAGATGTAGTAGGGACTAATTTCTCCAGTCCAGATTATGTTAAAATAGCAGAGGGATTTGGATTGTCAGCGTATAGAATAGCTAAAGATGAGGAAATAGTAGAAACGTTAAGGAGTGCAATTAAAAATACTCCGTCACTGGTAGAAGTGATTGTGGAACCAGAGGACAAATTCGTTCCACCAGTTACTCACTGGGTTAGGTCCATAAAGACAAAAGATACTAAAGTAGTATACTAACCGGGGAGGGTGTTTGTAAACTATCTTAAGTAAATTTATGTAGTTCTCTATATATCAAAGTATTCTGTGAAAGCGATATTGATTACAAAGGATAGACAAACCCTCGCACTATGCTTCAATTCACTTATTTATTTAGATACGATTCCACTATTCTTCCTATGCGTATAAAGTCCTCATAGTTTCCTAAGTTCTTATATTGTAAATACTCTTCTTTAAATGGTATCAATAACACCTCACAATCTATTTCTCCCCTCAATTTAGAAGCTATCTCGCCTAACTTTTTCTGAGCCTCAGGCTCTTGTGGTACCATATTAATTACAAAAGCCAACGGCTTAAACGCAATTTCAGTTCTTAACCTAGTAAAATAGCTAATAGCTGAAGTTATATTTTCCATTTCAGCACTAGTAACCCCTATTCCACTTATGACATATTCACTAAAGTTATTCACAAACAATTCATATTCATCATACACAATGGGATCCTTTAAACTAAATACTACTCCATAATCCACTATAATTACGTCGTAATTTCTTCTTACCACGTCAAGATATGCTGACCTTATCTTCTCTTCACCTTTGAATTTAGCAATATCGTAAAATGTCTTTTCAGTATTAGGCTCTCCATATATCTTGAAAATAGTTAAATTGTCATTTACCTTATACTCATACTCCTCTTTACCTAAATCATCCGCTATAGCCTTGTGAAATCCCTTTCCATTAAAACCTAAAATTAGGGAACCCATTGACAGAAAATCCTTGTCAATGTAAAGAACTTTATACTTCTTTGAAAGGTAAAATGCCGTATGCAACGCTATGGTTGTTTTTCCAATACCTCCTTTAAGACCTATAATCCCTATCCTTAGTTTCATAATAATGATTTATCTTACTCAACAATATAAGCTTATTTTCAGTAAGTTATATATAAATTTACCATATAACTACAAACCTTTAGTATATACCTAGCTCAATGTTAATTATATGCGTAATATCTGAATAAACACCTATCAACATAGCTTAAAGCGGTTATTTAAGAAAACAGTTGTATTTTACTATCTCAGACAACAGTCTCAAATTCCCCCAAAACAGTGAGTCAAGCTTACGTAAGCCTCTTCTACCTTCCTCTTTATATTGTAGCTATTGGCTTTCCTTCAACCCTA
The nucleotide sequence above comes from Sulfolobus tengchongensis. Encoded proteins:
- a CDS encoding sulfurtransferase, translated to MSQQQQVVVDNKWLINHLKDPNIRIVEVDYDPNTAYNVWHIPGAVLIRWREDLRHPVLRDFIEPNQFEKLMENKGINNNTIVVLYGDYNNWFAVYAFWLFKAYGHDDVRILNGGRTKWAKENLPTEQGPTEPQYPKGNYKVKKVDWGSHRAFFWELLQKVTKGEVGKTTILVDVRSPKEYTGEIRAPPEYADEQTQVGGHIPGAISFPWSQAVNPETGEFRSIEELRRIVESAGISPDKEVITYCRIGERASHTWFVLKYLLGYPAVRVYDGSWAEWGNIVGAPVKKGSEP
- a CDS encoding FAD/NAD(P)-binding oxidoreductase; the encoded protein is MKRLVIVGGGNAGTLISNLLAGKLDITVIEPNEYHIYQPGLVDYIIGDVGEDKIKMPTRSVLKQSIKWVKSKATKIIPEDRAVITEDGQRYEGDYLIIATGGQNKSIFNLRGYHTLDEVRAIREEVLNPKGKNFVIGSLPGIIKCPAAPWELSFLIKRKYPDANVNVIIPAKQPPPLQVPMSNMFNKKASELGIKVYKGFVINEVNHNERYIVSTEGEKVKFDHLIIDTPIFTSFTELADKSGLIPVDKDTLIHKDGVFVVGDVNNTPTPKTGAAAHFQAEVVVNNILYEIEGNRSKEKYDGTAMCAVYSGIGEGMLVWLNYEKSKALGPISLYYHMKKMFTNLYWASLNGSIDVVLRPMVASIRKIV
- the sdx gene encoding sulredoxin, whose product is MVWKRTISAKALEKAKSAAVKVDDKVIFIANINGTLYAMDAVCTHARCILGKLDEEKLTVRCYCHLALFDLKTGQMLEPPYVAPDAPKEKLGLKTYQIRDNNGWIEVDV
- a CDS encoding thiamine pyrophosphate-binding protein translates to MKTSKLLLSFLKEYEVKHVFGLPGETSLSLYEEFKGEIQHILTRDERNAVYMADAYAKLTFKPGVVEGPSVGSVYMIPGVVEAHKSSTPLIIITTDTMLYGEKLNYLTALDQTSIFKPITKESITVTKPEELAHAIRRAFRLATTGKPGPVHVRIPSDVLEGEIEKDKITMLKAQKEFSRYPAYRPIPDSQTIDMVTDLILKSDFPVLICGQGALYSMAWDEVLELAELLGIPVGTTITGKGCIPETNPLSIGVIGGRGGTSFSNGIVENADLVILVGSNTDSANTDKWNIPPRNKKIIHIDISEAEIGNNYDSVNVLGDAKATLRLIIDNIRRRGLPARKNIFLDRSKFEEKIREISEEKREVVNPLKFIRELWSLTPDDSVLIADPGIGAIYTSAFYKAKRAGRYFIFNYGLGGLGYAIPASVGAYFARPNSLIVSLTGDGSFGFSAGELETIKRVNANVVIILFNNGGYGWIRAEMSINYGDVVGTNFSSPDYVKIAEGFGLSAYRIAKDEEIVETLRSAIKNTPSLVEVIVEPEDKFVPPVTHWVRSIKTKDTKVVY
- a CDS encoding MinD/ParA family ATP-binding protein, which translates into the protein MKLRIGIIGLKGGIGKTTIALHTAFYLSKKYKVLYIDKDFLSMGSLILGFNGKGFHKAIADDLGKEEYEYKVNDNLTIFKIYGEPNTEKTFYDIAKFKGEEKIRSAYLDVVRRNYDVIIVDYGVVFSLKDPIVYDEYELFVNNFSEYVISGIGVTSAEMENITSAISYFTRLRTEIAFKPLAFVINMVPQEPEAQKKLGEIASKLRGEIDCEVLLIPFKEEYLQYKNLGNYEDFIRIGRIVESYLNK